Proteins co-encoded in one Cytophaga hutchinsonii ATCC 33406 genomic window:
- the pgeF gene encoding peptidoglycan editing factor PgeF has translation MQQLLIDQQQHWQFTVFNAWPSVKHIVTGRNPHIHRGNIAGLNYGLNVPDDPLAVAQNRTEIAQLLHASDAAVVIPFQTHSNNIAVIDDSNKDHIFENTDALITNVPGIIIGTLSADCVPILLADPVAHVIASIHAGWKGTVSEIAKHTVQRMQKDFNCLPENILAGIGPSISAACYEVGEEVAMHFSDSCKSDSSNGKTCIDLWKANQAQLIEAGLLPEHIEIAGRCTFSNPANFYSARRDGIQTGRMGSFILFN, from the coding sequence ATGCAACAACTACTCATTGATCAGCAGCAGCATTGGCAATTCACTGTATTTAACGCATGGCCTTCAGTTAAACACATTGTTACCGGTAGAAATCCGCACATTCATCGCGGTAATATTGCTGGCTTAAATTATGGACTGAATGTTCCGGATGATCCGTTGGCTGTTGCTCAAAACAGAACTGAAATTGCGCAACTGCTACATGCGTCAGATGCCGCTGTTGTAATACCTTTTCAAACACACAGTAATAATATAGCTGTAATAGATGATTCAAATAAAGATCATATATTTGAAAACACCGATGCATTAATTACAAATGTACCTGGTATTATTATCGGTACCTTATCTGCAGATTGTGTTCCTATACTTTTAGCTGATCCGGTTGCGCATGTAATAGCCAGCATTCATGCAGGATGGAAAGGTACCGTTTCGGAGATCGCTAAACATACCGTTCAACGTATGCAGAAAGATTTTAATTGCTTGCCTGAAAATATCCTGGCTGGTATAGGGCCTTCCATTTCAGCGGCATGTTATGAAGTTGGTGAAGAAGTTGCGATGCATTTTTCAGATTCCTGTAAATCAGATAGCAGTAACGGGAAAACATGTATTGATCTATGGAAAGCAAATCAGGCGCAATTAATTGAGGCCGGGCTGTTACCCGAACATATTGAAATTGCCGGCCGCTGTACATTCAGTAATCCGGCTAATTTTTATTCTGCAAGAAGAGATGGTATACAGACAGGAAGGATGGGGTCGTTTATTTTATTTAATTAA
- a CDS encoding DUF4412 domain-containing protein, protein MRKIVSAFLLFSGISFLHAQTPFEGTIKWTLSINMPGTKNGSVELTAKQQAELKDGIAQLEKQLNDPNMKAAFESNPSLKATLETQLQAMKSMQGASGANSLMPKGCSIKTKNGNSLTTIDGGMANTAGDILYIKSVDKTYSIKHAEKTYSVIPASTKTATEQSAVTVTPTTETKKILSYTCTKYNVTLIHNNVTHIMQIWATKELKQYDSKSFHSGGLGQDQTAEALKKIDGVPLRIEASEKGGEIIMEVVQISPEKLSDYLFILPSGYKEVPYTK, encoded by the coding sequence ATGAGAAAAATTGTATCTGCCTTTTTATTATTTTCAGGTATATCATTTTTACATGCCCAAACACCTTTTGAGGGCACAATAAAATGGACACTTTCTATTAATATGCCTGGCACAAAAAACGGTAGTGTTGAATTAACAGCGAAGCAGCAGGCAGAACTTAAAGATGGGATTGCTCAATTGGAAAAACAATTGAATGATCCGAATATGAAAGCCGCTTTTGAAAGCAATCCTTCTCTGAAAGCCACGCTTGAAACACAATTACAGGCAATGAAATCCATGCAGGGCGCAAGCGGTGCAAACAGCCTGATGCCAAAAGGATGTTCCATTAAAACAAAAAATGGAAATTCATTAACAACCATTGATGGCGGAATGGCAAATACAGCGGGAGATATCTTATATATAAAATCTGTTGATAAAACATATAGTATTAAACATGCAGAAAAAACGTATAGCGTAATACCTGCTTCAACAAAAACAGCTACCGAGCAATCTGCGGTCACTGTTACACCTACAACAGAAACAAAAAAAATACTCTCTTATACCTGCACAAAATACAATGTAACACTGATACACAATAATGTTACACATATCATGCAGATATGGGCAACAAAAGAGTTAAAGCAATATGATTCTAAATCATTTCATAGCGGTGGTCTGGGGCAGGATCAAACAGCTGAAGCATTAAAAAAGATTGATGGTGTACCGTTACGCATTGAAGCATCTGAAAAGGGTGGTGAAATTATAATGGAAGTAGTACAAATTTCTCCTGAAAAACTTTCAGATTATTTATTCATACTTCCTTCCGGTTATAAAGAAGTTCCTTACACAAAGTAA
- a CDS encoding DUF4412 domain-containing protein — MNLVAHAQNTEPFEGVMKWAITVDIVDSKVADSYQTEIQSEDNSEVNQAIKELEQQLKDPEMQEMLLENPTIKNSMLKKLQQLKAAQTTNQENSTNSIFPSALSIFLKNNNSFTKIDGGSMVKLTGNMLYLNTNKNTYFIKDKTSTYSVINDTARLNTNDSLIALIATTDTTMILDCICIKYILTTKENNEIKTSYIWITNDLPSMNSAAFRSLGFMDGNLHHEAFKEMKGIPMRIEIFEKGLKMNMEVSEISMELVADTYFTIPSNYRESPFGF; from the coding sequence ATGAATCTTGTGGCTCACGCACAAAACACAGAACCTTTTGAAGGCGTGATGAAATGGGCAATAACAGTAGATATTGTTGATTCAAAAGTTGCAGATTCTTACCAGACAGAAATACAATCAGAAGATAATTCAGAAGTGAATCAAGCTATCAAAGAGCTCGAACAACAGCTGAAAGATCCTGAAATGCAGGAGATGTTATTGGAAAATCCAACGATTAAAAACAGCATGCTGAAAAAGCTCCAGCAATTAAAAGCTGCACAGACAACTAATCAGGAGAACAGCACAAATTCAATTTTTCCGAGTGCATTATCTATTTTTTTAAAGAACAATAATTCGTTTACAAAGATTGATGGCGGAAGTATGGTAAAACTAACCGGTAACATGCTTTATCTTAATACCAATAAAAATACTTATTTTATTAAAGACAAAACCAGTACCTATTCGGTAATTAATGATACAGCAAGATTAAATACCAATGATTCATTGATTGCATTAATTGCAACTACTGATACAACCATGATTCTGGATTGTATTTGCATTAAATACATTCTTACAACAAAAGAAAATAATGAGATTAAAACCAGTTACATCTGGATAACCAATGATCTGCCTTCCATGAACAGCGCAGCATTCAGATCACTGGGTTTTATGGATGGAAATCTGCACCATGAGGCATTCAAAGAAATGAAAGGCATTCCGATGCGTATTGAAATCTTTGAGAAAGGATTAAAAATGAATATGGAAGTTTCTGAAATATCTATGGAATTGGTAGCGGACACATATTTTACCATTCCTTCCAATTACCGTGAATCTCCCTTCGGCTTTTAA